A genomic window from Brevibacillus agri includes:
- a CDS encoding iron-containing alcohol dehydrogenase: protein MAFHELLMPQRIVYGQGSFAEVGQEARRLGQKALLISDPVMEKVGNVAACEEHLQAQGLVCVTYAKVDSEPTDIHLAEALALCRDERCDVIVAVGGGSCLDTAKAVALLMTNEGQIAEYVAKAKTVVNKPLPLIAVPTTAGTGSEVTKMTVITDTARQVKMMLADPALLPHAAIVDPLLSVSCPPNVTAATGIDALCHAIEAYLSRRAQPATDIWARTAIELIATHLRRAYEDGADFEARDKMAFASMLAGAAFSNASVALVHGMSRPIGAVFHVPHGISNAMLLPAVLAYTKEAAVGRLAEIGRLMQPEIKALSDEQAAEATIEEIKSLCLDLHIPSLRHWGIDQQAFQKAAPKMAVDALASGSPGNNPKIPTVEEIVRLYHIAYDYDFRGKLQNA, encoded by the coding sequence ATGGCGTTTCATGAACTGTTGATGCCGCAGCGCATCGTCTACGGGCAAGGAAGCTTTGCCGAGGTCGGCCAGGAAGCGCGGCGACTGGGGCAAAAAGCATTGTTGATTAGCGATCCGGTGATGGAAAAGGTGGGCAATGTAGCTGCCTGCGAAGAGCACTTGCAGGCGCAGGGCCTCGTTTGCGTCACCTATGCGAAAGTGGATTCAGAGCCGACGGACATTCATCTCGCGGAAGCGCTGGCCCTCTGCCGGGACGAACGGTGCGACGTGATTGTGGCCGTAGGGGGCGGGAGCTGCCTCGATACGGCAAAAGCAGTCGCTTTGCTGATGACCAATGAAGGGCAGATCGCGGAGTACGTCGCCAAAGCCAAAACGGTTGTCAATAAGCCGCTGCCGCTGATTGCCGTGCCGACGACCGCAGGCACAGGCTCGGAAGTGACGAAAATGACCGTCATTACCGATACGGCCCGCCAGGTGAAAATGATGCTCGCAGACCCCGCGCTGCTGCCGCACGCGGCGATTGTCGATCCGCTGTTGAGCGTGTCCTGCCCGCCGAATGTTACGGCAGCGACAGGAATTGATGCCCTCTGCCATGCGATTGAAGCCTACCTCTCCCGGCGCGCCCAGCCAGCTACCGACATATGGGCAAGGACGGCGATTGAGCTGATCGCCACCCATTTGCGGCGCGCGTACGAAGACGGAGCGGACTTCGAGGCCCGGGACAAGATGGCGTTTGCCTCGATGCTGGCTGGCGCCGCCTTTTCCAATGCGTCTGTCGCGCTCGTGCACGGCATGTCCCGGCCGATCGGAGCCGTTTTCCACGTCCCGCACGGCATCTCAAACGCGATGCTCTTGCCTGCCGTGCTGGCCTATACAAAAGAGGCGGCAGTGGGCAGGCTCGCCGAAATCGGAAGGCTGATGCAGCCGGAAATCAAAGCGCTTTCTGACGAGCAGGCGGCAGAAGCGACAATCGAAGAGATCAAGAGCTTGTGCCTCGATTTGCACATTCCGAGCTTGCGCCATTGGGGAATTGACCAGCAGGCCTTCCAGAAGGCCGCGCCCAAGATGGCTGTGGACGCTTTGGCGAGCGGAAGTCCGGGTAATAATCCGAAAATTCCTACAGTTGAGGAGATTGTCCGGCTGTATCACATTGCCTATGACTACGATTTTCGCGGCAAGCTACAAAATGCGTGA
- a CDS encoding CoA-acylating methylmalonate-semialdehyde dehydrogenase yields MTTTAVKRIRNFINGEWIPSSSDRFEAVINPATGQVIAEVPLSSREDLEAAVKAAEEAYTWWRKTPVPNRTRILYRYHQLLVEHAEELAVIITKENGKNIKDSRGEVQRGIEALEVATATPTLMMGQALPEIATGIEGVTYRYPLGVVAGITPFNFPMMIPLWMFPLALACGNTFVLKPSERTPLLAEKLVELMMEAGLPKGVLNMVHGAHDVVNGILEHPAIKAISFVGSQPVAEYVYKTGAANGKRVQALAGAKNHAVVMSDCHLEKTVQGIINGAFGSAGERCMATSVVCVMEDIADAFIARLVEEAKQLLAGDTLDESAFIAPLIRDSHRKRALSYIESGEEQEASLLLDGRSVMQELPDGYYLGATIFEGVTPEMKIWQDEIFAPVLSIVRVKSLDEAIELANKSNFANGAVLYTTSGENVRHFRENIDAGMIGVNVNVPAPMAFFTFAGNKASFYGDLGTNGTDGVQFFTRKKTVTARWF; encoded by the coding sequence ATGACGACAACAGCGGTCAAACGCATCCGCAACTTTATTAACGGCGAGTGGATTCCGTCCAGCTCCGATCGCTTCGAAGCGGTTATCAATCCGGCCACGGGGCAAGTGATTGCCGAAGTCCCCCTGTCTTCCCGCGAAGACCTGGAGGCGGCGGTGAAGGCGGCGGAGGAAGCGTACACCTGGTGGCGAAAAACGCCTGTGCCCAACCGCACGCGCATTTTGTACCGCTACCATCAGTTGCTGGTGGAGCACGCCGAAGAGTTGGCGGTCATCATTACGAAAGAAAACGGCAAAAACATCAAAGACTCGCGCGGAGAGGTGCAGCGCGGCATTGAGGCGCTGGAAGTGGCTACCGCGACTCCTACGCTGATGATGGGGCAGGCGCTGCCGGAAATTGCCACGGGCATCGAAGGGGTCACGTACCGTTACCCGCTTGGGGTAGTGGCTGGCATTACGCCGTTCAACTTCCCGATGATGATTCCGCTGTGGATGTTCCCGCTCGCTCTCGCATGCGGCAACACCTTTGTGCTGAAGCCGTCCGAGCGCACGCCGCTTTTGGCTGAAAAGCTGGTAGAGCTGATGATGGAAGCAGGTCTGCCAAAAGGGGTGCTGAACATGGTGCACGGCGCCCACGACGTCGTCAACGGCATTTTGGAGCATCCCGCCATCAAAGCGATTTCTTTCGTCGGCTCCCAGCCAGTGGCGGAGTACGTCTACAAAACCGGAGCAGCCAATGGCAAGCGGGTCCAGGCTCTCGCCGGGGCGAAAAATCACGCGGTAGTCATGTCCGACTGCCACCTGGAGAAAACCGTGCAAGGAATCATCAACGGGGCTTTTGGCAGTGCCGGAGAGCGATGCATGGCAACTTCTGTCGTGTGTGTCATGGAGGATATTGCCGATGCGTTTATCGCCCGTCTCGTAGAGGAGGCGAAGCAGCTTTTGGCAGGCGATACGCTGGACGAATCGGCTTTTATCGCTCCGCTCATTCGCGATTCGCACCGCAAGCGGGCGCTCAGCTATATCGAGAGCGGCGAAGAGCAAGAAGCAAGCCTGCTGCTTGATGGCAGAAGCGTGATGCAGGAGCTGCCGGACGGCTACTACCTCGGGGCGACCATTTTTGAAGGGGTCACGCCGGAGATGAAGATTTGGCAGGACGAAATCTTTGCCCCGGTCTTGAGCATCGTCCGGGTGAAAAGCCTGGATGAAGCGATCGAGCTGGCGAACAAATCGAATTTTGCCAATGGAGCCGTACTCTACACCACCTCTGGCGAAAACGTGCGCCATTTCCGCGAAAATATTGATGCGGGCATGATTGGCGTGAATGTCAACGTGCCTGCGCCGATGGCGTTTTTCACCTTTGCTGGCAACAAAGCGTCGTTTTACGGGGATTTGGGGACGAACGGAACAGATGGCGTCCAGTTTTTCACCCGCAAAAAAACGGTGACCGCCCGCTGGTTCTGA
- a CDS encoding NAD(P)-dependent oxidoreductase — protein sequence MADTPVIGIIGLGNMGMPMATNLVQAGYEVYGFDVNAKAELEFAAVGGKTGLTVAEVVQKTDVILTSLPSPDIVESVFTGLDGILEHARAGQTVVDTSTVTPQLNERLARASQAKGIGYLAAPVSGGVVGAKNRTLTIMVGGPKELYDSVYPVFMALGQNIFHVGERVDSGTAVKLINNLLIGFYTSAVSEGVALAKQMGLDLDLLFDILNVSYGQSRIYERNYKSFIAPNDFAPHFSLNLLLKDLRIAQEMAQQSGLSLPITAELLAIYEQSQEAGFGEQDMAALYAYICQSQSAVQS from the coding sequence ATGGCGGATACACCTGTAATCGGCATCATCGGTCTTGGCAATATGGGAATGCCCATGGCGACCAATTTGGTACAAGCGGGCTATGAAGTGTACGGCTTCGACGTCAATGCGAAGGCGGAGCTGGAATTTGCAGCCGTCGGCGGAAAGACGGGCTTGACGGTCGCGGAGGTCGTGCAAAAAACAGACGTCATTCTCACCAGCCTGCCTTCGCCGGACATTGTTGAAAGCGTTTTTACAGGCCTGGACGGCATCCTGGAACATGCGCGGGCCGGACAGACTGTAGTCGATACGAGCACAGTAACGCCCCAGTTGAACGAGCGGCTGGCACGGGCGAGCCAGGCAAAGGGAATCGGGTATTTGGCCGCCCCTGTCAGCGGCGGGGTTGTCGGGGCGAAAAACAGGACGTTGACGATTATGGTCGGCGGCCCGAAGGAGCTGTACGACAGCGTCTATCCGGTTTTTATGGCGCTCGGCCAAAATATTTTTCACGTCGGGGAACGAGTGGACAGCGGCACGGCGGTCAAACTCATCAACAATTTGCTGATCGGCTTTTACACGTCTGCGGTCAGCGAAGGGGTGGCGCTGGCAAAGCAGATGGGCCTCGACCTCGACCTGTTGTTTGACATTTTGAATGTCAGCTACGGGCAGAGTCGCATCTACGAGCGCAATTACAAAAGCTTCATTGCCCCCAACGATTTCGCGCCCCATTTCTCGTTGAATTTGCTGCTGAAAGACTTGCGGATCGCCCAGGAGATGGCGCAGCAGTCCGGCCTGTCCTTGCCGATCACGGCCGAGCTGCTCGCGATTTACGAGCAGTCGCAGGAAGCCGGCTTTGGCGAGCAGGATATGGCTGCCCTGTACGCCTACATCTGCCAGTCGCAAAGCGCGGTTCAATCGTAA
- a CDS encoding sigma-54 interaction domain-containing protein, producing MDITGASGSELIWEKYKEAEKRLKELENSIEWFKVCFDTAYEGITIVDERGYIRMMNDAYCRFISVRKEDVVGRYVEEVIENTRLPVVLQTGIPERNQAHRLLGQDMVVHRIPIWKDNKVIGAVGMLIFEGVSELYKIFERMQILHEKIGDNRIVFESPKPKSNKVTFDQIIGESESIAEAKKIARRAAQTSATILLTGESGVGKELFAKAIHYLSPFQNGPLVSVNCASIPENLLESELFGYEEGAFTGSRKDGKPGKFELANKGTLFLDEIGDMPLHMQAKILRVLQEREVERVGGTKSIPVDFRLVAATHRSLEEMVREGTFRKDLYYRLNVIPIHIPPLAQRRTDIPLLIAAQLQAISQKNNMPAKDIDKEAMSLLMNYDWPGNIRELVNTVERLVTLSEDDRIRTSDLPEVFFGKGAWRGEQEPSASWKQPVSVKRGQQDEKKRILEVLQEMNGNKSKTAKKLGISRATLYNKLNKYQLG from the coding sequence ATGGATATCACGGGCGCATCCGGCTCCGAATTGATTTGGGAAAAGTACAAGGAAGCCGAAAAACGGTTGAAAGAGCTTGAAAATTCAATCGAATGGTTCAAAGTTTGCTTCGATACCGCGTACGAAGGCATTACGATCGTGGACGAGCGCGGCTACATACGAATGATGAACGATGCGTACTGCCGCTTTATCAGTGTGCGCAAAGAAGATGTCGTCGGGCGTTATGTGGAGGAAGTGATCGAAAATACGCGTTTGCCGGTCGTGCTGCAAACAGGGATACCGGAGCGAAACCAGGCGCATCGGCTGCTCGGCCAGGACATGGTCGTACACCGCATCCCGATCTGGAAGGACAACAAGGTCATCGGCGCAGTCGGCATGCTGATTTTTGAAGGCGTGTCGGAGCTGTACAAAATTTTTGAGCGCATGCAAATCTTGCACGAGAAAATCGGCGACAACCGGATCGTGTTCGAATCGCCGAAGCCGAAAAGCAACAAAGTCACCTTTGACCAGATCATCGGAGAAAGCGAGTCGATTGCCGAGGCGAAAAAAATCGCCCGCCGCGCCGCACAAACGTCCGCTACGATTTTGTTGACCGGAGAGAGCGGTGTGGGCAAGGAGCTGTTTGCCAAAGCGATTCATTATTTAAGCCCGTTTCAAAACGGACCGCTCGTGAGTGTCAATTGCGCCTCTATACCGGAAAATTTGCTCGAATCGGAGCTGTTCGGCTATGAAGAAGGCGCATTTACCGGCTCGCGAAAAGACGGAAAGCCAGGCAAATTCGAGCTGGCGAACAAAGGGACGCTGTTTCTCGACGAGATCGGGGACATGCCGCTGCACATGCAGGCGAAAATTTTGCGCGTGCTGCAAGAGCGGGAAGTAGAGCGGGTCGGGGGAACGAAGAGCATACCTGTCGATTTTCGCCTGGTGGCGGCTACCCATCGCTCCCTGGAGGAAATGGTGCGGGAGGGGACGTTCCGCAAAGACTTGTACTACCGCCTGAACGTCATTCCGATTCACATTCCGCCGCTGGCACAAAGAAGGACGGATATCCCGCTGTTGATCGCCGCCCAACTGCAAGCGATCAGCCAGAAAAACAACATGCCGGCAAAAGACATCGACAAGGAAGCGATGTCTTTGCTGATGAACTACGACTGGCCGGGCAACATCCGCGAGCTGGTCAATACGGTCGAGCGGCTCGTCACCTTGTCCGAGGACGATCGCATCCGGACGAGTGATTTGCCGGAAGTTTTTTTCGGCAAAGGGGCTTGGCGTGGCGAGCAGGAGCCAAGCGCGTCATGGAAGCAGCCTGTCTCGGTCAAGCGCGGCCAGCAGGATGAAAAAAAGCGCATCCTCGAAGTACTGCAGGAAATGAACGGCAACAAGTCCAAGACAGCGAAAAAGCTCGGCATATCCCGGGCGACGCTGTACAACAAGCTGAACAAGTATCAACTGGGTTAA
- a CDS encoding DUF1292 domain-containing protein gives MSEEMMEEFEVGDVIALTEEGTEEPRDFRIMYIFDIEDRSYLVLVPVDQEEEEEYEVHFLRYDGTDMLQPIEDDEEWEQVEATFETLIADLEKDGI, from the coding sequence GTGAGTGAAGAGATGATGGAAGAATTCGAAGTAGGCGACGTGATTGCCCTGACAGAAGAGGGAACGGAGGAGCCGCGCGATTTTCGGATCATGTACATTTTTGATATCGAGGACCGCAGCTACCTGGTGCTCGTTCCGGTCGATCAGGAGGAAGAAGAAGAGTACGAGGTTCACTTCCTGCGCTACGACGGTACGGACATGCTGCAGCCAATCGAAGACGATGAAGAGTGGGAGCAAGTAGAAGCGACCTTCGAAACGTTGATTGCTGATTTAGAGAAAGACGGGATTTAA
- the ruvX gene encoding Holliday junction resolvase RuvX produces the protein MTRLMGLDVGDKTIGIAVSDELGWTAQGVETIKRQSKEKDLARIQELVAHYQVGAFVVGLPKNMNGTIGPRAEMCQAFGKLLEERTSLPVHMWDERLTTMAAERMLISADVSRQKRKTVIDKMAATLILQGFLDAKSR, from the coding sequence ATGACGAGATTGATGGGATTGGATGTAGGCGACAAGACGATTGGCATCGCGGTCAGCGATGAGCTGGGGTGGACCGCCCAAGGGGTGGAAACGATCAAGCGGCAATCAAAGGAAAAAGATTTGGCCCGCATCCAGGAATTGGTAGCGCACTATCAAGTAGGTGCTTTCGTAGTAGGATTGCCGAAAAACATGAATGGCACAATCGGACCGCGCGCCGAGATGTGCCAGGCATTCGGCAAGCTTTTGGAGGAACGGACATCTCTTCCTGTCCACATGTGGGACGAGCGATTGACGACGATGGCAGCGGAGCGCATGCTGATCTCTGCGGATGTCAGCCGTCAAAAGCGCAAGACAGTAATAGACAAAATGGCGGCCACATTGATCCTGCAAGGATTTTTGGACGCGAAATCGAGGTGA
- a CDS encoding IreB family regulatory phosphoprotein, with product MSSLDNTMKFTVPKEANTADVQATLTEVYKALQEKGYNPITQIVGYLLSGDPAFIPRHNNARSLIGKLERDKIIEELVTVYLSERK from the coding sequence GTGAGTTCGTTGGATAATACCATGAAATTCACGGTGCCCAAGGAAGCGAATACGGCGGATGTGCAGGCAACATTGACAGAGGTGTACAAAGCCCTGCAGGAAAAAGGATACAACCCGATCACCCAGATCGTCGGTTACTTGCTTTCTGGCGACCCGGCGTTTATCCCTCGCCACAACAACGCGCGCAGCCTGATTGGCAAACTGGAACGGGACAAAATCATAGAAGAGTTGGTGACCGTTTACTTGTCCGAGCGCAAGTAG
- the alaS gene encoding alanine--tRNA ligase has protein sequence MKKLTGNQIRQMFLDFFVEKGHRIEPSAPLVPIDDPSLLWINSGVATLKKYFDGRIIPDNPRITNSQKSIRTNDIENVGRTARHHTFFEMLGNFSIGDYFKAEAIEWAWEFLTSPKWIGFDPERLSVTIHPEDEEAFELWNKKIGIPEERIIRLEGNFWDIGEGPSGPNTEIFYDRGEEFGNDPNDPELYPGGENERYLEVWNLVFSQFNHNPDGTYTPLPKKNIDTGMGLERMASILQGVDNNFETDLLFPLIEQTSAISGVKYKTSPELDVALKVIADHARTVVFAIGDGALPSNEGRGYVIRRLLRRAVRMGKKLGVEKPFLYSLTETVGKMMGEFYPEVVQKREFIEKVIRAEEERFHETLNDGLAILSEMVKAAKESGQSQLSGQDVFKMYDTYGFPVDLTEDFANEQGLTVDRDGFEQAMEEQRERARAARQDVDSMQIQGGPLSELTVTSEFVGYTELVATGKVEAIILDNQLADEAEEGQTVQVILDQTPFYAESGGQINDEGYLLSDSVKARVTDVQKGPKGQNVHSVIIEAGTLRKGDTVRAEVNREARLAITKNHTATHLLHQALKDVLGTHVNQAGSLVAPERLRFDFTHISAITPEELERIEAIVNEKVWENLAVEISNKPLAEAKAMGAMALFGEKYGDIVRVVKVGDYSLELCGGCHVNNTAEIGLFKLVSESGIGAGTRRIEAVTGRGAYQFLNQQFTTLKEVAHALKAPVLAEAPARVESLQQQLKEVQRENESLRAKLGNIEAASLTDQLKQVDGMNVLATRVSASDMDNLRGMVDELKNKLGSAVIVLGSVDGEKVNLVAGVTKDLMDQGIHAGKIIKEVATRCGGGGGGRPDMAQAGGKDPSKLQEALDAVAELVKSQAVAK, from the coding sequence ATGAAGAAGCTGACAGGCAATCAAATCCGCCAGATGTTCCTTGATTTTTTTGTAGAAAAAGGACATCGCATCGAGCCGAGTGCTCCGCTTGTTCCAATCGACGACCCGTCCCTCTTGTGGATCAACAGCGGCGTGGCGACGCTCAAAAAGTATTTTGACGGCCGCATCATTCCAGACAATCCGCGCATCACCAATTCGCAAAAATCAATCCGTACCAACGATATTGAAAACGTTGGCCGCACGGCTCGCCACCATACGTTCTTCGAAATGCTGGGCAACTTCTCTATCGGCGACTACTTCAAGGCAGAAGCGATTGAGTGGGCATGGGAGTTTTTGACCAGCCCGAAATGGATCGGCTTTGATCCGGAGCGGCTCTCCGTCACCATTCACCCGGAAGACGAAGAAGCGTTTGAGCTGTGGAACAAAAAAATCGGCATTCCGGAAGAGCGCATCATCCGTCTGGAAGGCAACTTCTGGGACATCGGGGAAGGTCCGAGCGGTCCGAATACGGAAATTTTCTACGACCGCGGAGAGGAGTTCGGCAACGATCCGAACGATCCGGAGCTGTATCCGGGCGGCGAAAACGAGCGTTACCTCGAAGTGTGGAACCTGGTGTTCTCCCAGTTCAACCACAACCCGGACGGCACCTACACGCCGCTGCCTAAGAAAAACATCGACACCGGCATGGGGCTGGAGCGGATGGCCTCCATTCTCCAGGGCGTGGACAACAACTTCGAAACAGACCTGTTGTTCCCGCTGATCGAGCAAACGAGCGCGATCTCCGGCGTGAAGTACAAGACAAGCCCAGAGCTGGACGTAGCGCTGAAAGTCATTGCGGACCACGCGCGCACTGTCGTGTTCGCGATCGGGGACGGAGCGCTTCCTTCCAACGAAGGCCGCGGCTACGTCATCCGCCGTCTGTTGCGCCGCGCTGTGCGCATGGGCAAAAAGCTCGGTGTGGAGAAGCCGTTTCTGTACAGCCTGACCGAAACAGTCGGCAAAATGATGGGCGAATTTTACCCGGAAGTTGTGCAAAAGCGCGAGTTCATTGAAAAAGTGATCCGTGCGGAGGAAGAGCGCTTCCACGAGACGCTGAACGACGGACTGGCGATCCTGTCCGAGATGGTGAAGGCGGCAAAAGAAAGCGGCCAATCGCAACTGTCCGGTCAAGATGTGTTCAAAATGTACGACACATACGGCTTCCCGGTCGATCTGACAGAGGACTTCGCGAACGAGCAAGGTCTGACAGTGGATCGCGACGGCTTCGAGCAAGCGATGGAGGAGCAGCGCGAACGTGCGCGTGCAGCCCGTCAGGACGTGGACAGCATGCAAATCCAGGGGGGGCCGTTGTCCGAATTGACGGTTACAAGCGAGTTTGTTGGTTATACTGAATTGGTAGCAACAGGAAAAGTAGAAGCGATTATTTTGGACAACCAGTTGGCTGACGAAGCAGAAGAAGGCCAAACGGTACAGGTCATTCTCGACCAGACGCCATTCTACGCTGAAAGCGGCGGTCAGATCAACGACGAAGGGTACTTGCTCTCCGATTCTGTCAAAGCGCGCGTGACAGATGTGCAAAAAGGGCCAAAGGGCCAAAACGTTCACTCTGTCATCATCGAAGCAGGCACACTGCGCAAAGGCGACACTGTTCGCGCGGAAGTAAACCGCGAAGCTCGCCTGGCGATTACGAAAAACCATACAGCGACACACTTGCTGCACCAGGCGCTCAAAGACGTATTGGGCACGCACGTCAATCAGGCAGGTTCCCTCGTGGCACCGGAGCGTTTGCGCTTTGACTTCACGCACATCAGCGCGATCACGCCGGAAGAGTTGGAGCGCATCGAAGCGATCGTCAACGAAAAAGTGTGGGAAAACCTGGCTGTCGAAATTTCCAACAAGCCGCTGGCGGAAGCCAAAGCAATGGGCGCGATGGCGCTGTTTGGCGAAAAATACGGCGACATCGTGCGCGTGGTCAAAGTCGGCGACTACAGCCTGGAGCTTTGCGGCGGATGCCATGTCAATAACACGGCCGAAATCGGACTGTTCAAGCTGGTCAGCGAAAGCGGCATCGGCGCGGGTACGCGACGGATCGAAGCTGTGACCGGACGCGGGGCTTACCAGTTCTTGAACCAGCAGTTCACGACGCTCAAAGAAGTGGCTCACGCACTGAAAGCACCTGTGCTGGCAGAAGCGCCTGCGCGCGTGGAGAGCTTGCAGCAGCAACTGAAAGAGGTTCAGCGTGAAAACGAATCGTTGCGTGCCAAACTGGGCAACATCGAAGCGGCATCCCTGACCGATCAACTGAAGCAAGTAGACGGCATGAACGTGCTCGCTACCCGCGTATCGGCTTCTGACATGGACAACCTGCGCGGCATGGTGGACGAGCTGAAAAACAAGCTCGGCTCCGCAGTGATCGTGCTCGGCTCCGTCGATGGCGAGAAGGTCAATCTCGTGGCTGGCGTCACCAAAGACCTGATGGATCAAGGCATCCACGCCGGAAAAATCATCAAGGAAGTGGCAACCCGTTGCGGCGGCGGCGGCGGCGGTCGTCCTGACATGGCGCAGGCGGGCGGAAAAGATCCTTCCAAGCTGCAAGAGGCATTGGATGCGGTCGCGGAGCTGGTCAAAAGCCAGGCCGTAGCGAAATAG
- a CDS encoding AI-2E family transporter, with protein MDELRRSRLFAAALWLIALLVIGNLLWMLRPVLAQLFALLEEVLIPIILGLVIAYLLHPIVVLLEKRRVPRLMAVLLIYASFVLVITVAVINAIPVFTNQLVELSDDLPRLMEWYYTWMSEWEAHKYFLPDSISHGVDRVIIQSQEGMSHSVTKLVNNARNSLGKLFAFAIVPFIAFYFLKDMKALHETGMSIVPKSYRKQVLVVLRDINESLGNYIHGQMIVALVVGVLAYLGYWLIGMPYPFVLAAVVCLTNIIPYIGPLIGAAPAMVVALTISTKMLLFVIAVNLVIQVVEGNILSPNIVGRSLQLHPLTIIVALLVGETLGGIIGLIVAVPVLAVCKVVISRIAVMMHES; from the coding sequence GTGGATGAACTGCGCCGAAGCCGTCTGTTTGCTGCTGCGCTTTGGCTGATCGCGCTGCTCGTCATCGGCAACCTGCTGTGGATGCTTCGCCCGGTCCTTGCCCAGCTTTTTGCTCTTTTGGAGGAAGTGCTGATTCCCATCATCCTGGGCCTGGTCATTGCGTATTTGCTGCACCCGATTGTCGTGCTGCTGGAAAAAAGGAGAGTCCCACGGCTGATGGCCGTTCTGCTTATTTACGCATCGTTTGTGCTGGTCATCACGGTCGCTGTCATCAACGCCATCCCCGTTTTCACCAATCAGCTTGTGGAGCTGTCCGACGACTTGCCCCGGCTGATGGAGTGGTACTACACGTGGATGAGCGAGTGGGAGGCGCACAAATACTTTTTGCCGGACAGCATCTCGCACGGGGTCGACCGGGTGATTATCCAGTCGCAGGAAGGGATGTCTCACTCTGTGACCAAGCTCGTCAACAACGCGCGCAATTCGCTTGGCAAGCTGTTCGCCTTCGCCATCGTTCCGTTTATCGCCTTCTATTTTTTAAAAGACATGAAGGCGCTGCATGAGACGGGCATGTCGATCGTGCCCAAGTCGTACCGCAAGCAGGTGCTGGTCGTCTTGCGGGACATCAACGAATCGCTCGGCAACTACATACACGGGCAGATGATCGTGGCCCTGGTCGTCGGCGTGCTGGCTTACCTCGGCTATTGGCTGATCGGCATGCCGTATCCGTTCGTGCTCGCCGCAGTCGTGTGCCTGACGAACATCATTCCTTACATCGGGCCATTGATCGGCGCTGCGCCTGCGATGGTCGTCGCCTTGACGATCTCGACGAAAATGCTGCTGTTCGTCATCGCCGTCAACCTCGTCATACAGGTGGTGGAAGGAAACATCCTGTCGCCCAACATCGTCGGACGCTCCTTGCAACTGCATCCGCTGACGATCATTGTGGCGCTGCTGGTCGGGGAGACGCTCGGGGGCATTATCGGCCTGATCGTGGCGGTGCCTGTGCTCGCCGTATGCAAGGTGGTCATCAGTCGAATCGCCGTCATGATGCATGAAAGTTGA
- a CDS encoding TerC family protein, whose protein sequence is MELLMQPEFWSALLAIIVIDLVLAGDNAIVIGMAARNLPAEQQKKAIVWGTVGAIIIRALATLAVVWLLKIPGLLLVGGLILMWIALKLLVSDDGHENMKASGSLGAAIWTIIVADTVMGLDNVIAVAGAAHGDFLLVIIGLVISVPIMVWGSTLILKVMERFPIVIYIGAGVLAYTAASMVTTEKFLVPFFTAYPWVKWVFIVAVVVGVLLIGRMKSQQQKRLAEQN, encoded by the coding sequence ATGGAATTATTAATGCAACCTGAATTTTGGTCCGCCCTGCTTGCCATCATCGTCATCGACCTCGTGTTGGCCGGGGACAACGCGATTGTCATCGGGATGGCCGCGCGAAATCTGCCTGCCGAACAGCAAAAAAAGGCAATCGTCTGGGGAACGGTCGGTGCGATTATCATCCGGGCTTTGGCGACGCTGGCCGTTGTCTGGCTGCTGAAAATCCCTGGTCTGCTGCTTGTCGGTGGCTTGATCCTGATGTGGATTGCCCTCAAGCTGCTCGTCTCGGATGATGGCCACGAAAACATGAAGGCAAGCGGAAGCCTTGGCGCTGCGATCTGGACCATCATCGTGGCCGATACGGTCATGGGTCTCGATAACGTCATCGCCGTTGCCGGTGCTGCGCATGGTGATTTTCTGCTCGTCATCATCGGGCTGGTCATCAGCGTGCCGATCATGGTGTGGGGAAGCACGCTGATTTTGAAAGTCATGGAGCGTTTCCCGATCGTGATCTACATCGGGGCTGGCGTTCTCGCCTATACGGCCGCAAGCATGGTGACAACCGAAAAATTCCTGGTGCCGTTCTTCACCGCGTACCCGTGGGTCAAATGGGTGTTCATCGTCGCTGTCGTCGTCGGCGTGCTGTTGATCGGACGCATGAAAAGCCAGCAGCAAAAACGACTGGCCGAACAAAACTAA